One stretch of Thermus filiformis DNA includes these proteins:
- the obgE gene encoding GTPase ObgE produces the protein MFRDVLEITVQGGRGGDGAISFRREKFVPKGGPDGGDGGRGGSVYLKARGSVDSLAELSKRAYRAEDGEHGRGSGQHGRAGRDLVVEVPLGTRVFDAETGALLADLTREGEVVLVARGGAGGEGNARFVTPVRQAPRFAFAGEPGERRRLRLELMLIADVGLVGYPNAGKSSLLAALTHAHPKVAPYPFTTLSPNLGVVEVGLQRFTLADLPGIIEGASQGKGLGLEFLRHIARTRVLLYVLDATEDPLSALRTLRREVGAYDPGLLARPSLVALNKVDLLGEEEVQARLARLGGEGLPVLAVSALTGEGLPELKEALWSLVEKAPRPSLPVPAPKTVEEAPLEVEEVEEGVYQVRAPQVEALIGRVKGELAEAMAYLEERLKRMGLEAALRAKGARAGDTVLLAGREFEYVPD, from the coding sequence ATGTTCCGTGACGTCCTAGAGATCACCGTCCAGGGCGGCCGGGGCGGGGACGGGGCGATCAGCTTCCGCCGGGAGAAGTTCGTCCCCAAGGGCGGCCCGGACGGGGGGGACGGCGGACGGGGCGGGAGCGTCTACCTGAAGGCCCGGGGGAGCGTGGACTCCCTGGCCGAGCTCTCCAAGAGGGCCTACCGGGCCGAGGACGGGGAGCACGGCCGGGGGAGCGGCCAGCACGGCCGCGCCGGGCGGGACCTGGTGGTGGAGGTCCCCCTGGGGACCCGGGTCTTTGACGCGGAGACGGGGGCCCTCCTGGCCGACCTCACCCGGGAAGGAGAGGTGGTCCTGGTGGCCCGGGGCGGGGCGGGCGGGGAGGGGAACGCCCGGTTCGTGACCCCCGTTCGCCAAGCCCCCCGGTTCGCCTTCGCGGGGGAGCCGGGGGAGCGCAGGCGGCTTCGCCTCGAGCTCATGCTCATCGCCGACGTGGGGCTGGTGGGCTACCCCAACGCGGGGAAGTCCAGCCTCCTGGCCGCCCTCACCCACGCCCACCCCAAGGTCGCCCCCTACCCCTTCACCACCTTGAGCCCCAACCTGGGGGTGGTGGAGGTGGGGCTTCAGCGCTTCACCCTGGCCGACCTGCCGGGGATCATCGAGGGGGCGAGCCAGGGGAAGGGGCTGGGCCTGGAGTTCCTGCGCCACATCGCCCGCACCCGGGTCCTCCTCTACGTCCTGGATGCCACTGAAGATCCCCTTTCCGCCCTGCGAACCTTGCGCCGGGAGGTGGGGGCCTACGACCCGGGCCTTTTGGCGCGGCCGAGCCTGGTGGCCCTGAACAAGGTGGACCTTTTGGGGGAGGAGGAGGTCCAAGCCCGGCTCGCCCGCCTGGGGGGGGAGGGGCTTCCCGTCCTGGCGGTGAGCGCCCTGACGGGGGAGGGGCTTCCCGAGCTCAAGGAGGCCCTTTGGAGCCTGGTGGAGAAGGCCCCCAGGCCCTCCCTGCCCGTCCCGGCCCCGAAAACGGTGGAGGAGGCCCCCCTGGAGGTAGAGGAGGTGGAGGAGGGGGTCTACCAGGTGCGTGCCCCCCAGGTGGAGGCCCTGATCGGCCGGGTCAAGGGGGAGCTTGCCGAGGCCATGGCCTACCTGGAGGAGCGGCTCAAACGGATGGGCCTCGAGGCGGCCCTGCGGGCCAAGGGGGCCCGGGCAGGGGACACCGTTCTCTTGGCGGGCCGGGAGTTTGAGTACGTCCCGGACTAG
- a CDS encoding type IV pilus twitching motility protein PilT: MNTPQSLVELFKAMVQARASDIHLQAGAPPTVRVDGKLRPFGNKPLTPQDLEAIARAILKPEQLEELEYRKEMDFAYTIPGVARFRCNLLRQRGSLGLVMRVVSEAIPSFEALGLPREVMERLGAQERGLVLVTGPTGSGKSTTLAALIDHINLHYAKNIITIEDPIEFLHKHKKSLVVQREVGLDTDSFYSGLKYALRQDPDVILIGEMRDRETVEAAIMAAQTGHLVLSTLHTLDAGRTINRIIDFFPLHEHQQIRILLSESLLGILSQRLLPRADGQGRVLALEVLLATPYIRELIKDEEKTPQIKEAMMEGGALGMRTFDQHLVQLYQEGLISMEDALAAATSPHEFRLLLTKTTGQAY; encoded by the coding sequence GTGAACACGCCCCAGTCCCTGGTGGAGCTCTTCAAGGCCATGGTCCAGGCCCGGGCCTCGGACATCCACCTCCAGGCGGGGGCCCCGCCCACCGTCCGGGTGGACGGGAAGCTCCGGCCCTTCGGCAACAAGCCCCTCACCCCCCAGGACCTCGAGGCCATCGCCCGGGCCATCCTGAAGCCGGAGCAGCTGGAGGAGCTGGAGTACCGCAAGGAGATGGACTTCGCCTACACCATCCCCGGGGTGGCCCGCTTCCGCTGCAACCTCCTGAGGCAGCGGGGGAGCCTGGGCTTGGTGATGCGGGTGGTCTCGGAGGCCATCCCCAGCTTTGAGGCCCTGGGCCTGCCCCGGGAGGTGATGGAGCGCCTAGGGGCCCAGGAGCGGGGGCTCGTCCTGGTCACCGGCCCCACAGGGTCGGGCAAGAGCACCACCCTGGCCGCCCTCATTGACCACATCAACCTCCACTACGCCAAGAACATCATCACCATTGAGGACCCCATTGAGTTTTTGCACAAGCACAAGAAGAGCCTGGTGGTGCAGCGGGAGGTGGGGCTGGACACGGACAGCTTCTACTCCGGCCTCAAGTACGCCCTGCGCCAGGACCCGGACGTGATCCTGATCGGGGAGATGCGGGACCGGGAGACGGTGGAGGCGGCCATCATGGCCGCCCAGACCGGGCACCTGGTCCTCTCCACCCTCCACACCCTGGACGCGGGGCGGACCATCAACCGGATCATAGACTTCTTCCCCCTGCACGAGCACCAGCAGATCCGGATCCTCCTTTCGGAAAGCCTTCTGGGCATCCTCTCCCAGAGGCTTCTGCCCCGGGCGGACGGGCAGGGGCGGGTTCTGGCCCTGGAGGTCCTCCTGGCCACCCCCTACATCCGGGAGCTCATCAAGGACGAGGAGAAGACCCCCCAGATCAAGGAGGCCATGATGGAGGGGGGTGCGTTGGGCATGCGCACCTTTGACCAGCACCTGGTCCAGCTTTACCAGGAGGGGCTCATCAGCATGGAAGACGCCCTGGCCGCCGCCACCAGCCCGCACGAGTTCCGCCTCCTCCTCACCAAGACCACGGGGCAGGCGTATTAG
- a CDS encoding thymidine phosphorylase, with amino-acid sequence MNPVLFIQAKRDGLAHGEEELRAFLMGYLGGEVPDYQVSAWLMAVFFRGMTEEETLALTRVMAHSGKVLDLSHLPHPVDKHSSGGVGDKTTLVVAPILAAAGCTVAKMSGRGLAHTGGTIDKLESIPGFRAELSEEEFLRLAERVGLVIAGQSPALAPLDGKLYALRDVTATVESLPLIASSIMSKKLAAGARTIVLDVKVGRGAFMKTREEARALARTMVAIGRGAGRRVRAVLSRMDAPLGRAVGNAIEVREALRTLRGEGPQDLSALALRLAEEALEAEGLPPALARKALESGAALEKFRAFLEAQGGDPRVVEDPDLLPLAPQVAEVRAEEAGEVAEVDAYRVGLAVLALGGGRRKKGEAIDHGVGVEVLKKPGERVERGEPLFRVYHRQKGLEEATLYLKNALRLGPAEGGELVLEVVV; translated from the coding sequence ATGAACCCCGTTTTGTTCATCCAGGCCAAGCGGGACGGCTTGGCCCACGGCGAGGAGGAGCTCAGGGCCTTCCTCATGGGCTACCTGGGGGGAGAGGTCCCGGACTACCAGGTCTCCGCCTGGCTCATGGCTGTCTTCTTCCGGGGGATGACCGAGGAGGAGACCCTGGCCCTCACCCGGGTCATGGCCCACTCCGGGAAGGTGCTGGACCTGAGCCACCTCCCCCACCCGGTGGACAAGCACTCCTCCGGGGGGGTGGGGGACAAGACCACCCTGGTGGTGGCCCCCATCCTGGCGGCGGCGGGGTGCACGGTGGCCAAGATGTCGGGCCGGGGCCTGGCCCACACCGGGGGGACGATTGACAAGCTCGAGTCCATCCCCGGCTTCCGGGCCGAACTCTCCGAGGAGGAGTTCCTGCGCCTGGCCGAGCGGGTGGGCCTGGTCATCGCCGGCCAGTCCCCCGCCCTCGCCCCCCTGGACGGGAAGCTTTATGCGCTGCGCGACGTGACCGCCACCGTGGAAAGCCTCCCCCTGATCGCCAGCTCCATCATGAGCAAGAAGCTCGCCGCCGGGGCCAGGACCATCGTCTTGGACGTGAAGGTGGGCCGGGGGGCCTTCATGAAGACCCGGGAGGAGGCCCGGGCCCTGGCCCGGACCATGGTGGCCATCGGCCGGGGGGCAGGCCGGAGGGTGCGGGCGGTCCTCTCCCGGATGGACGCCCCCCTGGGCCGGGCGGTGGGGAACGCCATAGAGGTGCGGGAGGCCCTCCGGACCCTCCGGGGGGAGGGCCCCCAGGACCTTTCGGCCCTGGCCCTGCGGCTTGCGGAGGAGGCCTTGGAGGCGGAGGGCCTTCCCCCCGCCCTGGCCCGGAAGGCCCTGGAAAGCGGGGCCGCCCTGGAGAAGTTCCGGGCCTTCCTCGAGGCCCAGGGGGGGGACCCCCGGGTGGTGGAGGACCCGGACCTCCTCCCCCTCGCCCCCCAGGTGGCGGAGGTCCGGGCGGAGGAGGCGGGGGAGGTGGCGGAGGTGGACGCCTACCGGGTGGGCCTGGCCGTCTTGGCCCTGGGGGGAGGCCGGCGGAAGAAGGGGGAGGCCATAGACCATGGGGTGGGGGTGGAGGTGCTCAAGAAGCCCGGGGAGCGGGTGGAAAGGGGCGAGCCCCTCTTCCGCGTCTACCACCGCCAAAAGGGGCTGGAGGAGGCCACCCTTTACCTGAAGAACGCCCTCCGGCTGGGCCCGGCCGAGGGGGGGGAGCTGGTGCTCGAGGTCGTGGTATAG
- the rsfS gene encoding ribosome silencing factor gives MVKPKEVLALVGRIKEVLSEKKAEDVVALDLTKVSDTLDYFVIATAQSAPHLQALENHLEEKLRELSLRPRSAGKSPRWVVLDYGEVVVHLMSREARAFYDLEGFWADAERV, from the coding sequence ATGGTCAAGCCAAAGGAGGTCTTAGCCCTGGTAGGCCGGATTAAAGAGGTGCTTTCCGAGAAAAAGGCAGAGGACGTGGTGGCCCTGGACCTGACCAAGGTCTCGGACACCCTGGACTACTTCGTCATCGCCACCGCCCAGAGCGCCCCTCATCTTCAGGCCCTGGAGAACCACCTGGAGGAGAAGCTCCGCGAGCTTTCCCTCCGGCCCCGCTCCGCGGGTAAAAGCCCCCGCTGGGTGGTCCTGGACTACGGGGAGGTGGTGGTCCACCTGATGAGCCGGGAGGCCCGGGCCTTCTACGACCTCGAGGGCTTCTGGGCCGACGCGGAAAGGGTCTAG
- the rplU gene encoding 50S ribosomal protein L21 — protein sequence MFAIIKTGGKQYRVEPGMRLKVEKLPLEPGSTLEFEPLLVGGEAVKVGAPTVAGAKVVAEVLGHGKGKKVLVMKFKAKVQYRRKKGHRQPYTEILVKEIQG from the coding sequence ATGTTTGCCATCATCAAGACGGGTGGAAAGCAGTACCGGGTGGAGCCGGGCATGCGGCTCAAGGTGGAGAAGCTTCCCCTCGAGCCGGGCTCCACGCTGGAGTTTGAGCCCCTCCTCGTGGGCGGGGAGGCGGTGAAGGTGGGCGCCCCCACGGTCGCGGGGGCCAAGGTGGTGGCGGAGGTCCTGGGCCACGGCAAGGGCAAGAAGGTCCTGGTCATGAAGTTCAAGGCCAAGGTCCAGTACCGCCGCAAGAAGGGGCACCGCCAGCCCTACACGGAGATTCTGGTCAAGGAGATCCAGGGGTAA
- a CDS encoding GspH/FimT family pseudopilin, producing MRARGMSLLELLVVLAILVILGALVATNQAQAYRKRAALAELRGFLERARLEAVRRESMVAVVQDGEDLLACLDTNADGRCQAGETPLARFRPRDYRGEVRLRTGIQPGLRFNALGRPFTGGRVELWIGGSATSFCLTLGGRIREVAGDAC from the coding sequence ATGAGGGCAAGAGGCATGAGCCTTCTAGAGCTCCTGGTGGTTTTGGCCATACTGGTCATCCTTGGGGCTCTGGTGGCGACCAACCAAGCCCAGGCCTACCGCAAGCGGGCGGCCCTGGCCGAACTCCGGGGCTTCCTGGAAAGGGCCCGCCTCGAGGCCGTCCGCCGGGAGAGCATGGTGGCCGTGGTCCAGGACGGGGAGGACCTCCTGGCCTGCCTGGACACAAACGCAGACGGGCGCTGCCAGGCCGGGGAGACCCCCCTGGCCCGCTTCCGCCCCCGGGACTACCGGGGCGAGGTGCGCCTCCGCACCGGCATCCAGCCCGGCCTCCGCTTTAACGCCCTGGGCCGCCCCTTCACCGGGGGGCGGGTGGAGCTCTGGATCGGGGGAAGCGCCACCTCCTTCTGCCTCACCCTGGGGGGGCGCATCCGGGAGGTGGCGGGCGATGCGTGCTAA
- a CDS encoding type IV pilus modification PilV family protein, with protein sequence MRAKGLTLLEVVLALGVLAVVLLAFTGLQVTSLRAGSSGRLTQKAVREAENFLESLRTNPGSLPSRCLPSFTLSDLSAACAYQPCRADGTGLACGPSVTQPTAYRVTLRVPGDTPRLTLETVVYAP encoded by the coding sequence ATGCGTGCTAAGGGCCTCACCCTCCTGGAGGTGGTCCTGGCCTTGGGGGTCCTGGCCGTGGTCCTCCTGGCCTTCACCGGCCTTCAGGTGACGAGCCTCCGGGCGGGAAGCTCGGGGCGGCTCACCCAGAAGGCGGTGCGGGAGGCGGAAAACTTCCTGGAAAGCCTCCGGACGAATCCCGGAAGCCTCCCCTCCCGGTGCCTGCCGTCCTTCACCCTCTCGGACCTTTCCGCCGCCTGCGCCTACCAGCCCTGCCGGGCGGACGGGACCGGGCTCGCCTGCGGCCCCTCCGTCACCCAGCCCACCGCCTACCGGGTGACCCTGCGGGTGCCCGGGGACACCCCCCGGCTGACCCTGGAAACGGTGGTGTACGCGCCATGA
- a CDS encoding Uma2 family endonuclease, whose amino-acid sequence MSEPAQELWPLSLEAYLAWEAKSPLRHELVGGFPRAMAGASRRHNLLVAALVAALFPLARARGCRVHAETFKLKVGPDTLYYPDLMVVYTPPGENPYYEEDACLVVEVLSPSTESQDRWEKMRAYLGLPGLQAYLLLNPEQKGLEGYFREEEGFAYRRYAEGRVLLPCLEGPLDLEDLYQALA is encoded by the coding sequence GTGTCCGAGCCCGCCCAGGAGCTTTGGCCCCTTTCCCTCGAGGCCTACCTGGCCTGGGAGGCGAAGAGCCCTCTCCGCCACGAGCTGGTGGGGGGGTTTCCCCGGGCCATGGCCGGGGCGAGCCGCCGCCACAACCTCCTGGTCGCCGCTTTGGTGGCCGCCCTCTTCCCCCTGGCCCGGGCCCGGGGATGCCGGGTCCACGCCGAGACCTTCAAGCTCAAGGTGGGGCCGGACACCCTCTACTACCCGGACCTGATGGTGGTCTATACGCCCCCCGGGGAGAACCCCTACTACGAGGAGGACGCCTGTTTGGTGGTGGAGGTCCTCTCCCCCTCCACCGAGAGCCAGGACCGCTGGGAGAAGATGCGGGCCTACCTGGGGCTCCCCGGCCTTCAGGCCTACCTCCTCCTGAACCCGGAGCAAAAGGGCCTCGAGGGGTACTTCCGCGAAGAGGAGGGCTTCGCCTACCGCCGCTACGCCGAAGGACGGGTCCTCCTCCCCTGCCTCGAGGGGCCTTTGGACCTGGAGGACCTCTACCAGGCCCTGGCCTGA
- the rpmA gene encoding 50S ribosomal protein L27 yields the protein MAHKKGLGSTKNGRDSNPKYLGVKKFGGEAVRAGNILVRQRGTKFKPGKNVGMGRDYTLFALVDGVVEYQDKGRLGRYVHVRPLA from the coding sequence ATGGCACACAAAAAGGGTCTGGGTTCCACCAAGAACGGGCGCGACTCCAACCCCAAGTACCTGGGGGTCAAGAAGTTCGGCGGTGAGGCCGTCCGGGCCGGGAACATCCTCGTCCGGCAGCGGGGCACCAAGTTCAAGCCCGGCAAGAACGTGGGCATGGGCCGGGACTACACCCTCTTCGCCCTGGTGGACGGGGTGGTGGAGTACCAGGACAAGGGGCGGCTCGGGCGGTACGTGCACGTGCGGCCCCTGGCGTGA
- a CDS encoding Uma2 family endonuclease: protein MATRYRFGLEEYERLFRGVKNVELLEGEVYRMSPIGPKHAWSVARLSRIFTEALGNQAVVWPQNPIRIPPHSEPQPDLALLRPKDYREALPTPEDVLLVVEVADASLDHDQGLKLSLYAQAGIPEVWVLDLKANRLHVHRAPKAGVYTEHRILLPGEAAEPLAFPGVRVLWED from the coding sequence ATGGCCACCCGGTACCGGTTCGGGCTGGAGGAGTACGAGAGGCTCTTCCGCGGCGTAAAGAACGTGGAGCTTCTGGAAGGGGAGGTCTACCGGATGAGCCCTATCGGTCCCAAGCACGCCTGGAGCGTGGCCCGGCTTAGCCGGATCTTCACGGAGGCCCTGGGGAACCAGGCCGTGGTCTGGCCGCAAAACCCCATCCGCATCCCCCCCCACTCCGAGCCCCAGCCCGACCTGGCCCTCCTCCGGCCCAAGGACTACCGCGAGGCCCTTCCCACCCCTGAGGACGTCCTCCTGGTGGTGGAGGTGGCTGACGCCAGCCTGGACCACGACCAGGGCCTTAAGCTTTCCCTTTACGCCCAGGCCGGCATCCCCGAGGTATGGGTCCTGGACCTGAAGGCCAACCGCCTCCACGTCCACCGGGCCCCCAAGGCGGGGGTCTACACGGAACACCGCATCCTCCTCCCCGGGGAGGCGGCCGAGCCCCTGGCCTTCCCCGGGGTGCGGGTCCTTTGGGAGGACTAG
- a CDS encoding LCP family protein: MRPRLSFLLLALALWGLAYVLWARPSPPKEAAGGEGVGLLPEMRLVVAARDIDYCGYHTPCGPGSRTDTIFYVLVQGGRVRLVAIPRDTYSEVAGGRINAAYGRGGAELLKRAVEEALGLPVEHHLVLTLTGVARLIDAVGGVEVVLDRPMRYTDRAARLYIDFPAGRLHLMGEDAVKYMRFRHDAFGDYARLDRIKEVLGQVLERAKDPRRWPALLLAAREAWQELDTDLSLEALTPLLPHLRNLSLEAATLPTFEAGVYLRVDPRARAEFLARFLGEEKPLYPPDLPLTVRGSREALERAEPFLRALGLALRLEEGTGVPGVYTKDLEAGRYYADLFHLPLLSPHVPVEGVVVVLGQDLL; the protein is encoded by the coding sequence ATGCGCCCCAGGCTTTCCTTCCTCCTCCTGGCCCTGGCCCTCTGGGGCCTGGCCTACGTGCTCTGGGCCCGGCCCTCCCCCCCAAAGGAGGCCGCCGGGGGCGAGGGGGTGGGGCTTCTGCCCGAGATGCGCCTGGTGGTGGCGGCCCGGGACATAGACTACTGCGGCTACCACACCCCCTGTGGCCCGGGGAGCCGGACGGACACCATCTTCTACGTCCTGGTCCAGGGGGGGAGGGTCCGGCTTGTGGCCATCCCCCGGGACACCTACTCCGAGGTGGCCGGGGGCAGGATCAACGCCGCCTACGGCCGGGGCGGGGCGGAGCTCTTGAAGCGGGCGGTGGAGGAGGCTTTGGGCCTGCCCGTGGAGCACCACCTGGTCCTCACCCTCACCGGCGTGGCCCGGCTGATAGACGCGGTGGGGGGGGTGGAGGTGGTCCTGGACCGGCCCATGCGCTACACCGACCGGGCGGCCCGGCTCTACATTGACTTCCCTGCCGGGAGGCTCCACCTCATGGGCGAGGACGCGGTCAAGTACATGCGCTTCCGCCACGACGCCTTCGGGGACTACGCCCGGCTGGACCGGATCAAGGAGGTGCTGGGCCAGGTCCTGGAGCGGGCCAAGGACCCCCGGCGCTGGCCCGCCCTCCTCCTGGCCGCCCGGGAGGCTTGGCAGGAGCTGGACACCGACCTCTCCCTCGAGGCCCTCACCCCCCTCCTGCCCCACCTGCGGAACCTGAGCCTGGAGGCGGCCACCCTGCCCACCTTTGAGGCGGGGGTGTACCTGCGGGTGGACCCCCGGGCGCGGGCCGAGTTCCTGGCCCGCTTCCTGGGGGAAGAGAAGCCCCTCTACCCCCCGGACCTCCCCCTCACCGTGCGGGGAAGCCGGGAGGCTTTGGAGCGGGCCGAGCCCTTCCTCCGGGCCCTGGGCCTTGCCCTACGCTTGGAGGAGGGGACGGGGGTTCCGGGGGTGTACACCAAGGACCTGGAAGCGGGCCGGTACTACGCGGACCTCTTCCACCTGCCCCTCCTTTCCCCCCACGTGCCCGTGGAGGGGGTGGTGGTGGTCCTGGGGCAGGATCTGCTATAG
- the fba gene encoding class II fructose-1,6-bisphosphate aldolase, translated as MLVTGLEILKKARAEGYGVGAFNTNNMEFTQAILEAAEEMRSPVILALSEGALKYGGKALATLVQELARDARVPVAVHLDHGSSYESVLLALRLGFTSVMIDKSHEDFETNVRETRRVVEAAHAVGVTVEAELGRLAGIEEHVAVDEKDALLTNPEEARIFMERTGADYLAVAIGTSHGAYKGKGRPFIDHPRLERIAALVPAPLVLHGASAVPPELVERFRAAGGEIGEAAGIHPEDIKKAIALGVAKINTDTDLRLAFTALVREGLNKNPKEFDPRKYLGPAREAVKEVVKSRMELFGSVGKA; from the coding sequence ATGCTGGTGACGGGTTTGGAGATCCTCAAGAAGGCGCGGGCGGAAGGGTACGGGGTCGGGGCCTTCAACACCAACAACATGGAGTTCACCCAGGCCATCCTCGAGGCCGCCGAGGAGATGCGAAGCCCGGTGATCCTGGCCCTTTCCGAGGGGGCCTTGAAGTACGGGGGGAAGGCCCTGGCCACTCTGGTGCAGGAGCTCGCCCGGGACGCCCGGGTGCCCGTGGCGGTCCACCTGGACCACGGCTCGAGCTACGAAAGCGTCCTCCTGGCCCTCCGCCTGGGCTTCACCAGCGTGATGATTGACAAGTCCCACGAGGACTTTGAGACCAACGTGCGGGAGACGCGGCGGGTGGTGGAGGCGGCCCACGCCGTGGGGGTGACGGTGGAGGCGGAGCTCGGGCGGCTCGCGGGGATTGAGGAGCACGTGGCCGTGGACGAGAAGGATGCCCTCCTCACCAACCCCGAGGAGGCCCGGATCTTCATGGAGCGCACCGGGGCCGACTACCTGGCCGTGGCCATCGGCACCAGCCACGGGGCCTACAAGGGGAAGGGGCGCCCCTTCATTGACCACCCCCGGCTGGAGCGGATCGCCGCGCTCGTTCCCGCCCCTTTGGTCCTCCACGGGGCGAGCGCCGTGCCCCCGGAGCTCGTGGAGCGCTTCCGGGCCGCAGGCGGCGAGATCGGGGAGGCGGCGGGAATCCACCCCGAGGACATCAAGAAGGCCATTGCCTTGGGAGTGGCCAAGATCAACACCGACACCGACCTCCGCCTGGCCTTCACCGCCCTGGTCCGGGAGGGCCTGAACAAAAACCCCAAGGAGTTTGACCCCAGGAAGTACCTGGGGCCGGCCCGGGAGGCGGTGAAGGAGGTGGTGAAAAGCCGCATGGAGCTTTTCGGCTCCGTGGGGAAGGCCTAG
- the yqeK gene encoding bis(5'-nucleosyl)-tetraphosphatase (symmetrical) YqeK, translated as MKNKVSIASLEEKVKALVRPERFAHILRVAELAREIARNNGLDPERAYLAALLHDAARDLPEEELLRLAPPKNEVERAHPLALHGRAARVLARDWGVKDEEVLEAVEGHVFGVDPQNGIGMALYVADVSEPGRGVNGEIRELALAGRLLEAYRRAVRNKVEYLQKKGIPVHPRTLEVYEEL; from the coding sequence TTGAAAAACAAGGTCTCTATCGCGTCCCTTGAGGAAAAGGTGAAGGCCCTGGTCCGTCCCGAGCGCTTCGCCCACATCCTCCGGGTGGCCGAGCTGGCCCGGGAGATCGCCCGGAACAACGGCCTGGACCCTGAGCGGGCCTACCTGGCCGCCCTCCTGCACGACGCGGCCCGGGACCTTCCCGAGGAGGAGCTTTTGCGCCTCGCCCCTCCAAAGAACGAGGTGGAGCGGGCCCACCCCCTGGCCCTTCACGGCCGGGCGGCCCGGGTCCTGGCCCGGGACTGGGGGGTGAAGGACGAGGAGGTCCTGGAGGCGGTGGAGGGACACGTCTTCGGCGTGGACCCACAGAACGGCATCGGGATGGCCCTTTACGTGGCGGACGTCTCCGAGCCCGGCCGCGGGGTGAACGGGGAGATCCGGGAGCTGGCCCTGGCGGGGAGGCTCCTCGAGGCCTACCGCCGGGCGGTCCGGAATAAGGTGGAGTATCTGCAGAAGAAGGGGATACCCGTCCACCCCCGGACCCTCGAGGTCTACGAGGAACTCTGA
- the panC gene encoding pantoate--beta-alanine ligase, translating into MRIARTAAELRAHLPQGVGFVPTMGYLHRGHLALVERARAENPFVVVSIFVNPLQFGPQEDFARYPRDLERDARLLEEAGADLLFAPSVEEIYPPGFSSRVAVEGPLTALWEGEVRPGHFQGVATVVAKLFLLVGPRRAYFGEKDYQQLLVVRKMVRDLGFPLEVVGVPTVREEDGLALSSRNVYLSPETRRKAPVLFRALSAMREVALRGGSVAEALRAGEGVLAEVPEFRKDYLAIVHPETLLPLSDWVKGARGLVAGRFPEARLIDNLEVYP; encoded by the coding sequence ATGAGGATCGCGCGCACGGCGGCCGAGCTCCGGGCCCACCTGCCCCAGGGGGTGGGGTTCGTGCCCACCATGGGCTACCTCCACCGGGGGCACCTGGCCTTGGTGGAAAGGGCCCGGGCGGAGAACCCCTTCGTGGTGGTCTCCATCTTCGTCAACCCCTTGCAGTTCGGGCCTCAGGAGGACTTCGCCCGCTACCCCCGGGACCTGGAGCGGGACGCCAGGCTCCTGGAGGAGGCGGGGGCGGACCTCCTCTTCGCCCCCAGCGTGGAGGAGATCTACCCCCCGGGCTTCTCCAGCCGGGTCGCGGTGGAAGGCCCCCTGACCGCCCTCTGGGAGGGGGAGGTCCGGCCCGGCCACTTCCAAGGGGTGGCCACGGTGGTGGCCAAGCTCTTCCTCCTGGTGGGCCCCAGGAGGGCCTACTTCGGCGAGAAGGACTACCAGCAGCTTCTGGTGGTCCGCAAGATGGTGCGGGACCTGGGCTTTCCCCTCGAGGTGGTGGGGGTGCCCACGGTGCGGGAGGAGGACGGCCTGGCCCTCTCCAGCCGCAACGTCTACCTCTCCCCCGAGACCCGGAGGAAGGCCCCCGTCCTCTTCCGGGCCCTTTCGGCCATGCGGGAGGTGGCCCTAAGGGGAGGGAGCGTGGCCGAGGCCCTGCGGGCGGGCGAGGGGGTTTTGGCGGAGGTGCCCGAGTTCCGCAAGGACTACCTGGCCATCGTCCACCCCGAGACCCTCCTGCCCCTCTCCGACTGGGTGAAGGGGGCGCGGGGCCTGGTGGCCGGCCGCTTCCCGGAGGCCCGCCTCATTGACAACCTGGAGGTGTACCCGTGA
- the nadD gene encoding nicotinate-nucleotide adenylyltransferase: MRLGLFGGSFDPIHMGHLLAASEAAEVLGLDRVLFVTAAHPPHKTPVAPPEDRHAMVLLATLEDPRFEASRLELDRPGPSYTVDTLRAARALYPGAELFFITGADAYRDVLTWKEGGRLSEYARLVAVSRPGYPRPELPVPVDWLEVPEYGVSSSLVRARLRAGRSVRYLVPRPVEVYLEKQGLYRVP; encoded by the coding sequence GTGCGCCTGGGCCTCTTCGGCGGAAGCTTTGACCCCATCCACATGGGCCACCTCCTGGCGGCGAGCGAGGCGGCCGAGGTCCTGGGGCTGGACCGGGTCCTCTTCGTCACCGCCGCCCACCCCCCGCACAAGACCCCGGTGGCCCCCCCGGAGGACCGGCACGCCATGGTCCTTTTGGCCACCTTAGAGGACCCCCGGTTTGAGGCCAGCCGCCTGGAGCTGGACCGGCCCGGCCCCAGCTACACCGTGGACACCCTCCGGGCCGCCCGGGCCCTCTACCCGGGGGCCGAGCTCTTCTTCATCACCGGGGCGGACGCCTACCGGGACGTCCTCACCTGGAAGGAGGGGGGGCGGCTTTCCGAGTACGCCCGGCTGGTGGCCGTCTCCCGCCCCGGCTACCCCCGGCCTGAGCTGCCCGTCCCCGTGGACTGGCTCGAGGTGCCGGAGTACGGGGTCTCCAGCTCCTTGGTGCGCGCGCGGCTCAGGGCGGGCCGGAGCGTGCGCTACCTGGTCCCCCGCCCCGTGGAGGTGTACCTTGAAAAACAAGGTCTCTATCGCGTCCCTTGA